In the genome of Cynocephalus volans isolate mCynVol1 chromosome 10, mCynVol1.pri, whole genome shotgun sequence, the window gggctatagtttgccaacccctattctaaTATCATAAGGAGTGTGCAACACAAGAAgtgttttaaagataaatataggTAGATTGTTTTGGGAAGGTTTGAGAAGAGTTTTTAGGAATCTGTCTACCTTTGGATACTTCTAATATTAGACACGTGGTCAAGGAAAAACCTGGCCACAAATGGTAGTGATGGTGGGGACATTCCAAACCACAGCTGAATATGCCTTTTCTGGCTATTGCAGTGATATATTACGAATGGATTCCACCAATGCGGATGCTCTGTATGTACGAGGTCTTTGCCTTTATTATGAAGATTGTATTGAGAAGGCGGTTCAGTTTTTTGTACAGGCTCTCAGGATGGCTCCTGATCATGAGAAGGCCTGCATTGCTTGCAGAGTAAGTTCTAAGCACCAGATCTGAATGGGAAAGAAAGTTTTCTTCTTGGGCCTTTAAGATGATTAGAGTGGAAGGTTTTAGAATTACAAAAGATGTGATAGCTCCTCTTCCTGCTTTGTAAGGATCCTTGGTCCTtacattagaaattattttaggaTGACTTTTACTTATCTAAAGGTAAATATGATCATATAAGGTCAGCTCCTTTTAATATctaagtggggttttttttgttttgttttgttttttcttttttctcctcagtgaagaaaagatagtaatGCTTGCCTTGGAGAGTAGAGGCAAACCCGTGGTACCACAGAgcttattttggttttcttctgtAAATCTTGGTTTCCCCATCCGCTCTCTAGGAAGCATCAGTGAGCAACAAATAGCCcagggggtgaggtgggggaatTGTGTGATGCTAATCCACTGGAATTGAAGAGACTGgaaatgtgagggtacttcaaaaagctcataaagggctggctggtagaacgcagtgttacaacaccaaggtcaagggtacagatACCTCTACTGGCAGTTGcccccaccaaaaaaccaaaaaacaactcagaaaaagctttgtgttatcttttaattccattttcccacaaactttttgaagtgcccttataGACTCAGGCCTCTCTGTATAGTAGTCTCAGACTCTCTGGATGTGAACTCACCTCCCCTTGCTTTTCTCTGTAGAATGCCAAAGCActtaaagcaaagaaagaagatGGGAATAAAGCATTTAAGGAAGGAAATTACAAGCTAGCATATGAACTGTACACAGAAGCCCTGGGGATAGACcccaataatataaaaacaaatgctaAGCTCTACTGCAATCGGGGTACGGTTAATTCCAAGGTAAGCACTTGGTCTGGGTCTTGGAGCCTATGGAGATATTTTAAGGGACCTTAAAGAGGTCTTGGGAAATCTGCCCAATGAGGCTAAAccagatgaaaaaggaaaaattattttgattaataTCTCAGCTTGTTAGGAACTACCTTCTGAGAGGCAAGCTTTTATCTTTTCTATGGAATTTGGGGGCACTTGAGGGATAATTTAGAAGGATATTCCTACCAGTTCTTTCTCAAAGTCTCTTTCCTCTAGTAAGAGAATGGCTAGAGGATTTGGggtaattttaagaaagaattattgcctttttttttttttttaagtgatttggAGGAAATTAGAGTATGAGGCAgggttaatttttttctcttctatcacTGATGGTTACCGTGCATGGATGAAAGTGACCTGAGTGCTCCTGTGGCCCTACACATCATGAGAAACAGAGTAGGCTCCTTGTCCTTGTGGAGTTCTAGTAGTTAAAAATCACAGTAATTCCAGTATCTCTAATCAGCCTCTGGAAGATGGGAGGGCAGGAACCACCCTTATTGTTTCCATGTTGTGGTTGGGCACTGACATGGAATGGTAGAGGCAGTTTATCCTTGCAGATAAATGTGTGTGGCTTACATCGTATAGAAAAGAAACCAATTTAAAATTTGGTACCCTTAGCCCTCTGAGACACTGGCATTCCCAGTGACCAAGAATAAGAACCTAGTGTGACAGGGGGCCAGCAACACTGATTTTCTTAGAATTAGCTTCTGGGCTCCCTTAATCACCAAAGATGTGAAGTATGACTGTTCTCTCTCTCCTGAAGCTTAGGAAACTAGATGATGCAATAGAAGACTGCACAAATGCAGTGAAGCTCGATGACACTTATATAAAAGCCTACTTGAGAAGAGCCCAGTGGTAAGTGCCTCTGGTGGGTAGGGGGAAGAGGGAGTTGCTGCTGGCCTACCAGGGGAATTGCATTGTGGATGACGAAGCAGACCCAGGGATGTCGTGAGGTCATTTGGTCCTTCCCCCTGCCTCTAGGTGGGATTGTTCCAGCCCTAGACTATCTTTATAGACCTCCAGCGGAGGAGATTGCACAAGCTCCCTCAGTCTCCCATGCCTGTGTAACGCCCCTCACGGTCAGTAAGTTTCCTCTGATGTCTGACCCAAATTCCTTTTGTTAAAGTTTAAATCCATTTCCTTTGgagattttattttgtgttgtaCACTTTTGCTCTAACttggcacagtgcttggcacgtaGATGctcactcagtaaatgttttattgaatgaatggatggtgcttggaagatgaagaaataaagtatttcttgGAGACAGTTGAGAGTTGTTCTTAGCCTGATTGTTTTGGTCAAGGGAAGACAGTCTTATGGTTAGAAGGGATTTAAGCTGGCTCAGCCTCCCAGAAGTGTAATATACTCCCTTTTGGAATATCCTGGATGGGtagtctgtgcatgtgtgttttgagCAGAGGGACTCCCTCTCTGACAAGATGATTTATGAGCCAAAATATGCCTACCTCTAGTGCCCAGATTGGCTCCAGAGTCATGGTGCTCCGCAGCATACATATTCCTCTCACTCTTGGACCCACCAGATGATTTTCTTCAGACAGGAACATTAACATGGGCTAGGAGAGACCTCTCTCAGGTATCCATCTCTTCTTACTTCAGATTATTCCGCAGGCAGAGAAGAAATTCCTGTCTTTAAaattcctaaaggaaaacatatttgTTTTATGCCAGTCCTCCAACACCCGCTCGATTCCTTATTATGAAATGTCATACCCAAAAAACAGTTGATGTCACTGATGCCTGACGAGCTAGTAGTTTAAGCTACCCCATCTCATCTGTGGCGCAGAATATCTCATGGACTACCTCCCATTTACTTTTCCCAAAATTACcatatttaaaataggaaaattgcTGCTGTGTgtggtgccttttttttttttaagtgaatttctTAAGTTAGATGACTAAGTCTGTCCAACAGAAACATTCGTGGAATTACAGAGATTCTGTGAGACTAACCATCAGTCATTCCATCTTTGTAAACCACTGGCAGACAAAAGTAGAAGCTTTGGAGGACAGAAGAGTACCCTTTGACCCATCTAAAGACTTAAACAGACTCAAAATGCTTGAAGGTGTTTACTGCAGTTTTATCTATAATACTACAAAGGACAATCACCTAAATATCTAGCAGGAAGGGGGTGGCTCCCCTTCATGAACATGAACGTGTCATTTCAGATACGTGATACTGCATTAACTCAAAGGAATACGCTGTAGCATTTGAACGGAATGAGAGGAGAACTGAAAATTCTTGATTTCTTAGGAGGATAATAGGATGGAGGATTCCTTTCTTCGTGTGTGCACAATAAACAAAATTCAGTAATTGCTTTGATCAGACATCTCCTTATCTTTGTGGGAGAAACAGTGCTTCCACCTCTAAGATCCCACTACTGGGGGACAGCATGCCCTGTTTAGCACAGTTGGCTGAGTACTTGACAGCAGTCCCCTCAAGCAGCTGGGACTGACAAGAAGTACTGGAGATTAGCTCTGGGCAAAGCTTTACTAGAGGTCTAACTACTGCCCCAGTCTGCCTCAGCTTACCCTGGAAGTTGGAGAGATGCCAATTCTTTGCTACATCTCCCTTCATGAGCTAGGGTTCTCCCTTTTTCCCTAACACCctactttctactttttcttcaactttttaaaacatttaaaatgtaaggaTATCCTTGAATTTTATAAAGTGTGAAGTGAAAATGCAAATCTCTGTAGTATAGCTTATTTACTACATTGCATATGGGCCTGGAAATGTCATCACGTTACTTGTTTGTCAGATCATTCTTCACCCAGGGAAGGGCTCTCAGTTATCAATTTTGTTTTACTtgtacttcaaattatattacattttattctgtAAATAGTAGCATTTGTGCCCTGTGTCTGCTGGGCATTggttttttaaagtcaaaatcaGGATGTTGCCAGAAAACCAGAGATGCCCAAGATATTGGGCTTTTCTTTGGCCAGCCACACTGGTAGCTCTCTCCCTGCCCTGGCCTCCATAGCTGGTGGGGGTCTGTGATGGTTGCAAAGATGGACAGTGTGGTAGCAGTGTAACAAATTGAATCTCTGTTGTATAGCAGCTAGCTGCTGCGTGGTCACTTCCCATTCCCCAGCTGAtggtgtctgtctctgtctctagaACTCCAACCACAGTCTGTTTAATTGGTAGGTCAGTCTTGGTGCCAGTGATCTTATCAGGACACAGAAAATGCCACTTGCTTCTGTGGAAGAGACACACTTAAAAGGTCTGGCATTCAGCCTGTTAAACTAGATTCCTCCCAGGGGAAAACTTTTCTTTTGCACTACCAAAATAGAAGCAAACCAGTGTTTAGAGTCTCCTTTTCTACCTCATTTACCTATGAGTATCTCTCTTAAATtgactggtcttttttttttttttttttttaaaagatgaccggtaaggggatcttaacccttgacttggtgttgtgagcaccacgctcagccagtgagcgaactggccatctgtatatgggatccgaacccggggccttggtgttctcagcaccacactctcccgagtgagccacgggccggccctaaattgaCTGGTCTTAATGGAAGCACTTGCCAGCAGCCACCACCTTGAACTTGATCCTTCTAGTGGCTTACATTAATCCCACTTCTACTCTGGGTTAGAGCTAGCCCTGCATGTTTATGGCACTATAGGTTTCAAAGCTCTTTCATATCTATTTATCTCACTTGATAATCTTTCTCTTGTATGTTTGAATCCCAAGTAATCAAGTAAGTGCCTTCACCTTACCTTTCCTAAGGCAGTCCAGATGCCCCTTGAGTGGCCCTGTGTCAGAAGGAACTTTTTCTGCTTGATTACTTTCCATTCAGAGCAGAGCATCACTTTTGCTGGTTGGGCACAAGTGCCACGAGGcctgtgtcttttcttccttcaggaACTGATAGCTAATTTTCTCTCGTTGCTAGATTCAGGGCTCCTGTTTCATAAAGCATCTTTCCAAAAGTGTGTGTCTCTTGCTTGAGCCATGCCTCTTCCCCTAGAGTGATACCAAAGACCACTGCTATTATGTCTGAGTCCTGTATTGCCCTATATTTCCTTCTCAGTTACATGGACACAGAACAGTATGACGAAGCAGTGCGGGACTATGAGAAAGTGTATCAGACGGAGAAAACAAAAGGTAAAAGAGCTTGAGAGCATTTGTTTCCCGGAGAACTGTGTGGTCTTACTTGTAGGCCCTAAAGCTGGACACAGAATAGTTTGATTCAGGCATCAGGGATGTACCTTGGGCTTATTTGTTTACCAGCTGGGAGGAAGTGGACAGAGATCCTGGACTGGGGGCACGAGGCACCTGTTTTCTAGTCCCAAATCCTCCTTGTcacttctatttccttttctgtgtgaTGAGGTTAATGTGAGAAACCTAAGTATTTagagtacattttttttaaatctccagaAGAAAGCACCATAAAAGCCCCTGACGTGGTTAACAAGGCTTCTAACTCTGAGGCAGCTAGGCTGAGACCCAGCAAGGGAAAGCAGAATCAGATCTGTCTACTGATGTCAGATGTTTCCCTCTAGAACACAAACAGCTTCTGAAAAACGCACAGCTGGAGCTGAAGAAGAGCAAGAGGAAAGATTACTACAGGATTCTGGGGGTGGACAAGAGCGCCTCTGAGGATGAGATCAAGAAAGCCTACCGGAAACGGGCCCTGATGCACCACCCAGGTAGAGCTGGAAACAGGCCCTGATGCACCATCCAGGTAGAGCTGGAAACAGGCCCTGATGCACCATCCAGGTAGAGCTGGAAACGGGCCCTGATGCACCATCCAGGTAGAGCTGGAAATGGGCCCTGATGCACCATCCAGGTAGAGCTGGAAACGGGCCCTGATGCACCATCCAGGTAGAGCCGGCAGGGGCTCGGTGGGGAGGGCCGCAGGGCAGGCCCACTGCCAGCCGCAGTCCGGCGCGGAGGCCTTGGACAGGCTCGTCAGCTGGGAATAAGGTGCTGCTGAGTTCTGTGCTCTCTACGTCTTGGGAAATAACCAGATTCTAAAATCAGACATAAAGTGGTTTTTCTCTTAAACTCTGTTTTCTTTAGACtctgatttcattcttcttaCACTCCTCTGTTTAGATCGGCACAGTGGAGCCAGTGCCGAGGttcagaaggaagaggagaaaaagttcAAGGAAGTCGGAGAGGCCTTTACCATCCTCTCTGATCCCAAGAAAAAGACTCGCTATGACAGTGGACAGGACCTGGATGAGGAGGGCATGAATATGGGTGGTGAGTTGGTTGGGGCAGCCTGGGATGAATCCGATGTCTGTGAAATGTTCTAAAGATACTCCACAGGGAGAGTCTGTACGTAATCAGCCAGTGACACACAGTGATCTGTAAAGCATTCCCTTGATGAATACCTGTAGTGTGTGACGCACCATGTTGGGTGATGGAGAAAACAAGGATAAATCAGATAGGCTCCCTAACCTTCAGAAATCCACAGTCCAGGTGTTTGCAAGTTCCAGCCCATAGGCCAGATCTGATCTCTGGTCTAAACAGAATAACAGACATGGAGTCAAATAAATGCAATCAAGTAGAGCAGgtttgagggctggccggttagctccttGGCTAGAGCACGATGCTGATGACTAAGAAAATCTACTGGAATTTCAAATAAGAATGATGATGATTACACAAATAATCCTGAATCTTCTCCAGTTCAGGGCAGGGGTGTGAGTGAGTTCACCGATAAGAAACATATTGCTCTGCTCAGCAGTTGAGAAGAACTATAAGCAGCCGAGAGCTATTGGAGAGTTTTAAGTAGAGGCACTAGGGACCAGATTTAGGCTCCAGAAATATATGTGTGATGGCAGTGAAGAGAAGAGAGGGGATGACggaggagagaaatggaaggaGGACACAGTAGGCAGGAAAGCACTGGAGGACACAAGTGGAGATAGTGGTAGATTAAGCAGGAATTGATTGTTGATTGTATGTgttggggagagggaaaggactAAATTGAGAGTGACTCAGACATAGCTGACTCGTGGGGCCATTCACTGAGCCAGGGGACCCAGGCAGATGAGCAGATATGCTGGCACTTTTGGACATGATGTGGCTGTGGGAGCTGCTGGTAGAAATCAGTCTGTCTGTGCAGCTTAGGAAGTCAGTTGGGGCTGGGGCCATCAGACCTGCTGTGGCCTAGTGAAAAGAGCACAGCTCTAGAGTCATATAGGAGTTGGAATTTCCAGTTCTGCTGTTtttactggccatgtgatctTAAGCAAAGTTACTTGAACTTGCTATGTATGTTTTGTTGAATCTAAATTGGGAATATGACTTACCCTGACAAATAGTTACTAgggattaaatgatataatgtatGCAAAGTCCCAGCACCATGATTTAGCAcctagtaggtgcttaataaacataGCTTTTTTTCCTGACATACAGTTTAAACAGACTAATAGAACAGAATCAAAGAAGAGACACAGTAAATCATAGATTTTgttctcatatttatttttggtgtatCTAAGTGATAAACTTTAGCCTTTTCAGTAGCTGCCCCACCATTATAGGGAGATAGAACGTGTAAGTCTTGTATCAGTAAGTGCAAATGGCATTCCCAGTTGTTGAGAGGACAGCCCAGCAAAGCTGGGTGAGGCAGAGAAAGCTTTCCTTTTGGACGACACTTGGAAGGAAAAGGGAACATATCCTTTAGAAGTGGGATCAAGCAGTTATGTTTTGCATAGGGTGGGGCAGATTTGCTCACCTCCAGTCTGCAGTGTGGGGCAAGGAGAGGAGTGATACTATCTGGGAAAGCTTTGGAGACCCCTTATCAGTGTCATAAGTTCCTCTTCTaacacttctaattttttttcacctttttgttcCTTCCATGTTACTCTCACTGCTCCACAGATTTTGATGCAAACAATATCTTCAAGGCATTTTTTGGCAGTCCTGGGAGCTTCAGCTTTGAAGGTGGGTACACCTGCTGTTCTTGGGAGTTCTCAGATCATAAGGTGACTCCCCACCTAGGCAGCTCTTTGGGAGTCAGAATGAATGGGGGCATCTGTCCCCTCAGCTGTTGCTGAGGAGGGGAGGTTCCCAGGCACACCTTGCCTTGGGACCATTAGCATGGCATCTCTGCAGGGTCAGGGAAGCGTCTCTAATGCCTAGTAGCTCGGCTTCTCTGCGAGAGCGAAGATGTCCAGAAGCCACATACGTTTAATGTACTCACATGCTCCCTCTTGTGCCCCAGCGCCCAGACTGTTTGACACCCTTagagtttctttctctgtatttgaGTTTGAAGCAGCCCTCGAAGTCTTTTCAATGATCAGAGCAGTCACCTTCCCTAGAAAATCCAGAGCCAGCTAACAAGCCCTTCTTTTCCCTTTCAGCATCTGGTCCGgggaatttcttttttcaatttggCTAATGAATGGCAACCACCCGGAACGCAGAAATGCAGACTCACTCAGTTGAACCTTGAATGTGGACACAATTCACCTCCTCCCTTCATCATGTCTTCGTGCACTTAGAGcagtttcattttctcagttgGATACTCCATGTCTGTGTGAGTGGGGTGAAGAAAGGGAGCCAGTGCCGAAGACTGGGAAgggatgggaggtgggggggtGAACAGGGAGGCAGCCtgtgaatttttgttttactgtttaactttattaaaaaagaaaaaaaagaagagaataaaatgttttgacCCTTTCTGGCCCTTTGCTCTGGCAGCTGCTTTCTGTCACTTCAGAGTCAGTGGGGCCAGAGCTGAGTCCCCAGCGTGGAACTGATCCCAACGTGGACTTAAGTTCAGCAAGCTGCCGCAGGAGGAGCCTGGACATGCCACCGAGCCCAGCTTGGGGAAGGCGGGGTGTGGCTGCCTCTCCCAAACCTGTTTAGCAAGTGAGTGCTGAGCATTCAGTTGTGGGCATGCAAGTTCAGAAGGCAGCTCTTGTTGCCAATGTGGGCTTGAAGGAAACGGAGACGAGGGTGAAATCCTGCCTCCTGACCCTTGCAT includes:
- the DNAJC7 gene encoding dnaJ homolog subfamily C member 7, translating into MAAAAECDVVMAATEPELLGDDEAKREAESFKEQGNAYYAKKDYNEAYNYYTKAIDMCPKNASYYGNRAATLMMLGRFREALGDAQQSVRLDDSFVRGHLREGKCHLSLGNAMAACRSFQRALELDHKNTQAQQEFKNANAVMEYEKIAEMDFEKRDFRKVVFCMDRALEFAPACHRFKILKAECLAMLGRYPEAQSVASDILRMDSTNADALYVRGLCLYYEDCIEKAVQFFVQALRMAPDHEKACIACRNAKALKAKKEDGNKAFKEGNYKLAYELYTEALGIDPNNIKTNAKLYCNRGTVNSKLRKLDDAIEDCTNAVKLDDTYIKAYLRRAQCYMDTEQYDEAVRDYEKVYQTEKTKEHKQLLKNAQLELKKSKRKDYYRILGVDKSASEDEIKKAYRKRALMHHPDRHSGASAEVQKEEEKKFKEVGEAFTILSDPKKKTRYDSGQDLDEEGMNMGDFDANNIFKAFFGSPGSFSFEASGPGNFFFQFG